One Mycobacterium kubicae genomic window carries:
- a CDS encoding PE family protein, with translation MSFVTAQPEVLAASANTLQGIGCNVEAGNAAAAVPTTALAPAAADEVSALTAMQFAAHGQMYAAVSAQAAAIHQMFVDVMRVSAGSYAATEAANAAGAM, from the coding sequence ATGTCGTTCGTGACTGCACAACCGGAGGTGCTCGCCGCCTCGGCCAACACCTTGCAGGGCATCGGCTGCAACGTCGAGGCGGGAAACGCCGCCGCGGCAGTTCCCACCACCGCCCTGGCGCCCGCCGCAGCGGACGAAGTGTCCGCACTGACCGCCATGCAGTTCGCTGCCCACGGCCAGATGTATGCGGCGGTGAGCGCCCAAGCAGCGGCGATTCACCAGATGTTCGTCGACGTCATGCGGGTCAGCGCCGGGTCCTACGCCGCCACCGAAGCGGCCAACGCCGCAGGGGCGATGTAA
- a CDS encoding TatD family hydrolase — translation MRVSSSRPGKREAPPAPEPLAPLIDAHTHLDACGATDAADVTAIADRAAAVGVSALVTIADDLESARWVTRAAEWDPRVYAAVALHPTRADALTGAARAEIEQLAAHPRVVAVGETGMDMYWPGRLEGCAAPQAQREAFAWHIDLAKRIGKPLMIHNRQADREVLDVLRAEGPPETVIFHCFSSDSAMARKCVAAGWMLSLSGTVSFRNARDLREAAPLIPMEQLLVETDAPFLTPHPYRGAANEPYCLPYTVRALANLVNRPAEELAEATTSNAQRVYRLG, via the coding sequence GTGCGCGTGAGCTCCAGCCGCCCCGGAAAGCGAGAAGCGCCGCCTGCGCCGGAGCCGTTGGCGCCGTTGATCGATGCGCACACGCACTTGGACGCCTGCGGCGCGACCGATGCGGCCGACGTCACTGCCATCGCCGACCGGGCCGCGGCCGTCGGGGTGAGCGCGCTGGTCACCATCGCCGACGACCTGGAGTCGGCGCGCTGGGTGACCAGGGCGGCCGAGTGGGATCCGCGCGTGTACGCCGCGGTGGCGTTGCATCCCACCCGCGCCGACGCGCTGACCGGTGCCGCGCGCGCCGAGATCGAGCAGCTGGCGGCCCACCCGCGCGTGGTGGCGGTCGGGGAAACCGGCATGGACATGTATTGGCCGGGGCGGCTCGAGGGCTGCGCGGCACCGCAGGCCCAGCGTGAGGCTTTCGCCTGGCACATTGACCTGGCCAAGCGCATCGGCAAGCCGCTGATGATTCACAACCGGCAGGCCGATCGGGAGGTGCTCGATGTGCTGCGCGCCGAGGGCCCGCCCGAGACGGTGATCTTTCACTGCTTCTCATCCGACAGCGCGATGGCGCGCAAGTGTGTGGCGGCCGGCTGGATGTTGAGCCTGTCCGGGACGGTGAGCTTCCGTAACGCTCGAGACCTACGCGAAGCCGCCCCGCTGATCCCGATGGAGCAGCTTCTGGTGGAAACCGACGCACCTTTTCTGACCCCGCACCCCTACCGCGGCGCAGCGAACGAACCCTATTGCCTGCCCTACACCGTGCGGGCGCTGGCTAATCTGGTCAATCGCCCGGCCGAGGAATTGGCCGAGGCCACCACGAGCAACGCTCAACGGGTGTACCGGCTGGGGTGA
- the metG gene encoding methionine--tRNA ligase, whose protein sequence is MTPQQSYYVTTAIAYPNGAPHMGHAYEYVATDAIARFKRLDGFDVRFLTGTDEHGLKVAQAATAAGVPTADLARRNSDVFQRLQERLNSSFDRFIRTTDSDHHEASKELWRRMEAAGDIYLANYAGWYSVRDERFFVESETQLLEDGTRIAVETQTPVTWTEEQTYFFRLSAYADKLLAHYQANPGFIAPDTRRNEVVSFVSGGLDDLSISRTSFDWGVQVPGHPEHIMYVWVDALTNYLTGAGYPDTDSALFRRYWPADLHMIGKDIIRFHAVYWPAFLMSAGVELPRRVFAHGFLHNRGEKMSKSVGNTVDPMALVETFGVDQIRYFLLREIPFGQDGSYSEEGIITRINTDLANELGNLAQRSLSMIAKNLDGVVPRPGDFTAADTELLTTADGLLERVRAQFDAQAMHLALESIWLMLGDANKYFSAQQPWVLRKSESEADQVRFRTTLYVTCEVVRIAALLVQPVMPESAGKLLDLLGQANDQRSFTAVGHRLTPGTALPPPTGVFPRYQVPE, encoded by the coding sequence ATGACGCCACAGCAGTCCTACTACGTCACCACGGCGATCGCGTATCCCAACGGCGCGCCGCACATGGGTCACGCCTACGAGTACGTCGCCACCGACGCGATCGCGCGGTTCAAGCGACTCGACGGTTTCGACGTCCGCTTCTTGACCGGCACCGATGAGCACGGGCTGAAGGTCGCTCAGGCCGCGACCGCGGCCGGGGTGCCGACCGCCGACCTGGCCCGGCGCAACTCCGATGTCTTCCAGCGCCTGCAGGAGCGGCTCAACAGCTCCTTCGACCGGTTCATCCGCACCACCGATTCCGACCACCACGAGGCGTCGAAGGAACTGTGGCGCCGCATGGAAGCCGCGGGTGACATTTATCTCGCCAACTACGCGGGCTGGTACTCGGTGCGCGACGAACGGTTCTTCGTCGAATCGGAGACCCAGCTGCTCGAGGACGGCACCCGGATCGCGGTGGAAACGCAGACACCGGTGACCTGGACCGAAGAGCAGACGTATTTCTTCCGGCTTTCGGCGTATGCCGACAAGCTGCTCGCCCACTACCAGGCCAACCCCGGCTTCATCGCGCCCGACACCCGGCGCAACGAAGTCGTCAGCTTCGTCTCCGGGGGCCTGGACGACCTGTCCATCTCCCGCACGTCGTTCGACTGGGGCGTGCAGGTCCCCGGGCACCCCGAGCACATCATGTATGTCTGGGTGGACGCGCTGACCAACTATCTGACCGGGGCCGGCTATCCCGACACCGACTCGGCGTTGTTCCGCCGCTACTGGCCGGCCGACCTGCACATGATCGGCAAGGACATCATCCGGTTCCACGCCGTGTACTGGCCGGCGTTCCTGATGTCGGCCGGAGTCGAGCTGCCCCGCCGGGTGTTCGCGCACGGCTTTCTGCATAACCGCGGCGAGAAGATGAGCAAGTCGGTGGGCAACACCGTCGACCCAATGGCGCTGGTCGAGACCTTCGGGGTCGACCAGATCCGCTACTTCCTGTTGCGCGAGATCCCGTTCGGCCAGGACGGCAGTTACAGCGAAGAGGGCATCATCACCCGGATCAATACCGACCTGGCCAACGAACTGGGCAACCTGGCCCAGCGCTCGTTGTCGATGATCGCCAAGAACCTCGACGGGGTGGTGCCGCGGCCCGGTGACTTCACCGCAGCCGACACCGAATTACTCACCACGGCCGACGGGCTGCTGGAGCGGGTGCGTGCGCAGTTCGACGCCCAGGCCATGCATCTGGCGCTCGAGTCCATCTGGTTGATGCTCGGGGACGCCAACAAATACTTCTCCGCTCAGCAGCCCTGGGTGCTGCGCAAGAGTGAGTCCGAAGCCGATCAGGTCCGATTCCGCACCACGCTGTACGTCACCTGCGAGGTGGTCCGCATCGCGGCGCTGCTGGTGCAACCGGTGATGCCGGAGTCGGCAGGCAAGCTGCTCGACCTGCTCGGCCAAGCAAATGACCAGCGGTCATTTACGGCGGTCGGCCATCGACTCACCCCGGGAACCGCGCTGCCGCCGCCCACCGGGGTTTTCCCGCGGTACCAGGTACCTGAGTAA
- a CDS encoding PAS domain S-box protein — protein sequence MTTLKQLPALVVLERIPVPVLAIGHDGSILFTNTAFAQMVGCEPEEVLSLRFEEIFHQTPDSESSLLSFVHALANMVVELSHKDGSVVRALMSRSAVMRADDNFALAAFQDLTEQLWEDER from the coding sequence ATGACCACCCTCAAGCAGTTGCCGGCACTGGTTGTGCTGGAACGCATCCCGGTCCCTGTGCTGGCCATCGGGCACGACGGCAGCATCTTGTTCACCAACACCGCTTTTGCCCAGATGGTCGGGTGCGAGCCGGAAGAAGTGTTGTCGCTGCGGTTCGAGGAAATCTTCCACCAGACACCGGACTCGGAATCGTCGCTGCTGTCCTTCGTCCATGCGCTGGCGAACATGGTCGTGGAGCTGTCCCACAAAGACGGCTCGGTGGTGCGGGCGCTGATGAGCAGATCGGCCGTAATGCGCGCCGACGACAACTTCGCCCTGGCGGCCTTCCAAGACCTGACCGAACAGTTGTGGGAAGACGAACGCTGA
- a CDS encoding TetR/AcrR family transcriptional regulator, producing the protein MSPSDPTSTDSADGRADTTRRHILRAAAHQFARHAYHDVGLDDILAEAQLTKGAMYFHFRSKHALAVAIIEQHTADAGVAVKELLARQLSGLETLIDFCYLIALREATHDVARAAMHLLGTVGRTEGLQRTLLDGWVEGLAYVARRAIDEGDIAERCDPEDVGRLIVSMYMGLRQTSELDKPEQFLLDLEKNWVLVLAGILQPDRIDYFQQFIRRRTALAIRTTSTAIPD; encoded by the coding sequence ATGAGTCCTTCGGATCCGACCAGCACCGACTCGGCCGACGGCCGAGCCGATACCACCCGGCGGCACATTCTCCGTGCTGCGGCGCACCAGTTCGCCCGCCACGCCTACCACGACGTCGGCCTGGACGACATCTTGGCGGAAGCCCAACTGACCAAGGGCGCGATGTACTTCCACTTCCGTTCCAAGCATGCGTTGGCGGTGGCGATCATCGAGCAACACACCGCCGATGCGGGCGTGGCGGTCAAGGAGCTGCTGGCCAGGCAGCTTTCCGGGCTGGAAACCTTGATCGACTTCTGTTACCTGATCGCCCTGCGGGAAGCGACGCACGACGTGGCCCGGGCCGCGATGCATCTGCTCGGGACGGTCGGCCGCACCGAAGGGCTGCAGCGGACCCTGCTGGACGGGTGGGTCGAGGGGCTGGCGTATGTCGCCCGACGGGCTATCGACGAAGGCGACATCGCCGAACGCTGTGACCCCGAGGACGTCGGGCGCTTGATCGTGTCGATGTACATGGGTCTGCGGCAAACCAGCGAACTGGACAAACCCGAGCAGTTCCTGCTCGATCTGGAGAAGAACTGGGTGCTGGTGCTGGCCGGGATCTTGCAACCCGACCGCATCGATTACTTCCAGCAGTTCATCAGGCGGCGCACGGCACTGGCCATCCGCACCACGTCGACAGCCATCCCGGACTGA
- the pth gene encoding aminoacyl-tRNA hydrolase: MAEPLLVVGLGNPGENYARTRHNLGFLVADLLAGRLGAKFKAHKRSGAEVVTGRLAGHSVVLAKPRCYMNESGRQVGPLAKFYSVSPGDVIVIHDELDLEFGRIRLKLGGGEGGHNGVRSVAAALGTKDFQRVRIGIGRPPGRKDPATFVLENFAAAERPEVPTICEQAADATELLIQLGLEAAQNRVHAW; the protein is encoded by the coding sequence GTGGCCGAACCGCTGCTGGTGGTCGGCCTGGGCAACCCCGGGGAGAACTACGCCCGCACCCGGCACAACCTCGGCTTCCTGGTCGCCGACCTGCTGGCGGGCCGGCTGGGCGCAAAGTTCAAGGCGCACAAGCGATCCGGCGCCGAAGTCGTCACCGGGCGGCTGGCCGGGCACTCAGTGGTGTTGGCCAAGCCGCGCTGCTACATGAACGAGTCGGGCCGCCAAGTCGGACCACTGGCCAAGTTCTACTCGGTGTCACCGGGCGACGTCATCGTCATCCATGACGAACTCGACCTGGAGTTCGGGCGGATCCGGCTCAAGCTCGGCGGCGGCGAAGGCGGCCACAACGGCGTGCGCTCGGTGGCCGCCGCGTTGGGCACCAAGGACTTTCAGCGGGTACGCATCGGCATCGGCCGGCCACCGGGCCGCAAGGACCCCGCGACGTTCGTCTTGGAGAACTTTGCCGCGGCCGAGCGTCCCGAGGTGCCGACCATCTGCGAACAGGCCGCCGACGCCACCGAGCTACTCATCCAGCTCGGGTTGGAGGCGGCGCAGAACCGCGTCCACGCCTGGTAG
- a CDS encoding TetR/AcrR family transcriptional regulator → MARQVRSEATRRKILDAAVDVFSEVGYAAAAWGTIIERTGMTKGALYHHFDSKEALASDIINEGADVMLRAFRNVCVSASPALENMIHGTFAFASVLNSDKTVRAAEQLAAALSGFNEAAARSSVSCVGEMAAEARRAIAEGDLRDDVDPEVLSESIIGALFGTRLLLTAMSGAPGSEIQNQDLSGRLLQLWTLLLPGIVTEASLPYFRQFLAREAMRHARPAAPTG, encoded by the coding sequence ATGGCGCGCCAGGTCCGATCTGAGGCAACCCGGCGGAAGATCCTGGACGCGGCGGTCGACGTATTCAGCGAAGTCGGCTACGCCGCCGCGGCGTGGGGCACCATCATCGAGCGCACGGGTATGACCAAGGGCGCGCTCTACCATCACTTTGATTCCAAGGAAGCGCTGGCCTCCGACATCATCAACGAAGGCGCCGACGTCATGCTGCGAGCGTTTCGCAACGTGTGTGTGTCGGCCTCGCCCGCGCTCGAGAACATGATTCACGGCACCTTCGCCTTCGCCAGCGTGCTCAACTCGGACAAGACCGTGCGGGCGGCCGAGCAACTGGCCGCTGCGCTGAGCGGCTTCAACGAAGCGGCCGCGCGATCCAGTGTCAGCTGCGTGGGGGAGATGGCAGCCGAGGCCCGCCGGGCGATCGCCGAGGGAGATCTGCGCGACGATGTCGATCCCGAAGTGCTCAGCGAGTCGATCATCGGCGCGTTGTTCGGCACGCGGTTACTGCTGACGGCGATGTCCGGGGCGCCGGGCAGCGAGATCCAGAATCAGGACCTCAGCGGCCGATTACTGCAGTTGTGGACGCTGCTGCTACCCGGCATCGTGACCGAGGCGTCCTTGCCGTACTTCCGGCAATTTCTGGCCCGGGAAGCGATGCGCCACGCCCGGCCGGCCGCGCCGACCGGCTAG
- a CDS encoding resuscitation-promoting factor, with product MNLVAKLHRTESPILRLIVGALLTVLAFAGSYAVSAVKTVTLAIDGTELRVTTMKSRVIDIVQENGFSVDERDDLYPAGDVVVHDAAKIVLRRSRPLQISLDGQSAKQVWTTASTVDEALAQLSMTDTAPAAASRGSRVPLAGMALPVVSAKTVQINDGGVVRTVHLAAPNVAGLLVAAGAPLMGGDHVNPNATAPIVDGMQIEVTRNRIQTVTERMPLPPSARRIEDPDMNMSREIVEDPGAPGTQDVTFAVAETNGVETGRLPIANVVVAPAREAVVRVGTKPGTEVPPVSDGAIWDAIAGCEAGGNWAINTGNGYYGGVQFDQGTWEANGGLRYAPRADMATREEQIAVAEVTRSRQGWGAWPVCSGRAGAN from the coding sequence TTGAATCTAGTAGCCAAACTTCATCGAACTGAATCACCGATATTGCGCCTGATTGTTGGCGCCCTGCTCACCGTGCTGGCTTTTGCCGGCAGCTACGCGGTGTCCGCGGTCAAGACCGTGACGCTGGCCATCGACGGCACCGAACTGCGCGTGACGACCATGAAGTCGCGGGTCATCGACATCGTGCAGGAGAACGGCTTCTCCGTCGACGAGCGCGACGACCTGTACCCGGCCGGTGACGTGGTGGTGCACGACGCCGCCAAGATCGTGTTGCGCCGCAGTCGGCCGCTGCAGATTTCGCTCGACGGCCAAAGCGCCAAGCAGGTCTGGACGACGGCTTCCACCGTCGACGAGGCGCTGGCCCAGCTGTCCATGACCGACACCGCCCCCGCGGCGGCCTCGCGCGGCAGCCGGGTGCCCCTGGCCGGGATGGCGCTGCCGGTGGTGAGCGCCAAGACGGTGCAGATCAACGACGGCGGTGTGGTCCGCACGGTGCACCTGGCCGCGCCGAACGTCGCCGGGCTGCTGGTCGCCGCCGGTGCGCCGCTGATGGGCGGTGACCACGTCAATCCCAACGCGACGGCCCCGATCGTCGACGGCATGCAGATCGAGGTCACCCGCAACCGGATTCAGACGGTGACCGAGCGCATGCCGCTGCCGCCGTCCGCGCGCCGCATCGAGGACCCGGACATGAACATGAGCCGCGAGATCGTCGAAGACCCGGGAGCGCCGGGCACCCAGGACGTCACCTTCGCCGTCGCGGAGACCAACGGTGTCGAGACCGGCCGCCTGCCGATCGCCAACGTCGTGGTCGCCCCGGCCCGCGAAGCGGTGGTGCGGGTGGGCACCAAACCCGGCACCGAAGTGCCGCCGGTGAGCGACGGCGCCATCTGGGACGCCATCGCGGGCTGTGAAGCCGGCGGGAACTGGGCGATCAACACCGGAAACGGGTACTACGGCGGTGTGCAATTCGACCAGGGCACCTGGGAGGCCAACGGTGGCCTGCGCTACGCGCCGCGCGCCGACATGGCCACCCGTGAAGAGCAGATCGCGGTTGCCGAAGTGACCCGGTCCCGTCAAGGGTGGGGTGCCTGGCCGGTGTGCAGCGGCCGGGCGGGTGCGAACTGA
- a CDS encoding 4-(cytidine 5'-diphospho)-2-C-methyl-D-erythritol kinase, producing the protein MSASEGNTAELWVPTGSVTVRVPGKVNLYLGVGDRREDGYHELTTVFQAVSLVDEVTVRNADVLSLQIVGEGADELPTDERNLAWRAAELLADHVGRAPDVSILIDKTIPVAGGMAGGSADAAAVLVAMNSLWELSLPRRDLRLMAAQLGSDVPFALHGGTALGTGRGEELATVLSRNTFHWVLAFAEGGLSTPAVFSELDRLRDTGDPPRLAEPGPVLAALAAGDPHQLAPLLGNELQAAAVSLDPSLRRALRAGVEAGALAGIVSGSGPTCAFLCTSGAQAVDVGTQLSGAGVCRTVRVASGPVPGARVVPAPMTEA; encoded by the coding sequence GTGTCCGCGTCTGAAGGCAACACCGCCGAACTGTGGGTGCCCACCGGTTCGGTGACGGTGCGCGTGCCGGGCAAGGTGAACCTCTACCTGGGCGTGGGGGACCGCCGCGAGGACGGCTACCACGAGCTGACGACGGTGTTCCAGGCTGTGTCACTGGTCGACGAGGTGACCGTGCGCAATGCCGATGTGCTGTCGCTGCAGATCGTCGGGGAGGGCGCCGACGAGCTGCCCACCGACGAACGCAACCTGGCTTGGCGGGCCGCTGAGTTGTTGGCCGACCACGTCGGTCGGGCACCGGATGTGTCGATCCTGATCGACAAGACCATCCCGGTCGCGGGCGGTATGGCGGGCGGCAGCGCCGACGCGGCGGCCGTGCTGGTGGCGATGAACTCGTTGTGGGAACTGAGCCTGCCCCGCCGCGATCTGCGTCTGATGGCCGCGCAGCTGGGCAGCGATGTGCCGTTTGCGCTGCACGGCGGAACCGCGCTGGGCACCGGCCGTGGCGAGGAATTGGCTACGGTCTTGTCCCGCAACACCTTTCATTGGGTGCTGGCCTTCGCCGAGGGTGGGCTGTCGACGCCGGCGGTGTTCAGCGAGTTGGATCGGCTGCGCGACACCGGCGATCCGCCCCGGTTGGCCGAGCCCGGGCCGGTGCTGGCCGCCTTGGCCGCCGGTGACCCGCATCAGCTGGCGCCGCTGCTGGGCAACGAGTTGCAGGCGGCCGCGGTCAGCCTGGACCCATCGCTGCGGCGGGCGCTGCGCGCCGGGGTGGAGGCTGGTGCGCTGGCCGGCATCGTGTCGGGATCGGGACCGACGTGCGCGTTCCTGTGCACTTCGGGGGCGCAGGCGGTCGACGTCGGCACCCAACTGTCCGGGGCGGGCGTGTGCCGCACCGTGCGGGTCGCCAGTGGACCGGTGCCGGGTGCACGGGTGGTACCGGCTCCGATGACGGAAGCATGA
- a CDS encoding serine acetyltransferase translates to MIKTREDLAAYLAADLRAQGLDRWRHRYRVTQRPMYFQRLLRKSEYWTNAARTPAGRLVAGYLQLRTKFLGERLGYVIPRNVFGPGLSIAHVGPVHVHYRARIGANCRIHQHVSIGEGRPGQYPSIGDDVYIYPGAMVLGADVGSRVGIRAGAIVVKSVPDDVEVAGIPARIVRDSRPSAAIAQA, encoded by the coding sequence GTGATCAAGACTCGCGAAGACCTGGCGGCATATCTGGCGGCGGACCTGCGAGCCCAGGGGCTGGATCGCTGGCGCCACCGCTACCGAGTCACCCAGCGGCCCATGTATTTCCAGCGCCTGTTGCGCAAGTCGGAGTATTGGACGAATGCGGCCCGCACCCCGGCCGGGCGCCTGGTTGCTGGTTATCTGCAGCTGCGGACCAAGTTTCTGGGCGAGCGACTCGGCTATGTCATTCCGCGCAACGTCTTCGGACCGGGGCTGTCGATCGCCCACGTCGGCCCCGTCCACGTGCACTACCGCGCCCGCATCGGCGCCAATTGCCGCATCCACCAGCATGTGTCGATCGGGGAAGGACGCCCCGGTCAATATCCGAGCATCGGCGACGACGTCTATATCTACCCGGGCGCCATGGTGCTCGGTGCCGACGTCGGCAGCCGAGTCGGGATCCGCGCGGGCGCCATCGTGGTCAAGTCGGTTCCCGACGATGTCGAGGTCGCGGGCATTCCGGCCCGGATCGTCAGGGACAGTCGGCCGAGCGCCGCGATCGCCCAGGCCTAG
- the rsmA gene encoding 16S rRNA (adenine(1518)-N(6)/adenine(1519)-N(6))-dimethyltransferase RsmA, with protein MAGVQRPGGCELTIRLLGRTEIRRLAKELDLRPRKSLGQNFVHDANTVRRIVTLAGVGRSDEVLEVGPGLGSLTLALLDRGAAVSAVEIDPVLAARLPQTVAEHSHSEAQRLTVVNHDILTLRRSDLAAEPTAVVANLPYNVAVPALLHLLAEFPSIRAVTVMVQAEVAERLAAEPGGKEYGVPSVKVRFFGRVHRCGTVPPTVFWPIPRVYSGLVRIDRYQSSPWPTDDAFRKQVFELVDIAFAQRRKTSRNAFAEWAGSGNASANRLLAASIDPARRGETLSIEDFVRLLQRSDADLPPMSGHASAS; from the coding sequence CTGGCCGGTGTGCAGCGGCCGGGCGGGTGCGAACTGACCATTCGACTGCTCGGACGCACCGAGATCAGGCGACTGGCCAAAGAACTCGATCTCCGGCCACGGAAATCGTTGGGACAGAACTTCGTACACGACGCCAACACCGTCCGCCGAATCGTCACGCTGGCCGGCGTCGGCCGGTCCGATGAGGTCTTGGAGGTCGGACCGGGCCTGGGATCGCTGACCCTGGCGTTGCTGGACCGCGGCGCTGCGGTCAGCGCCGTCGAAATCGACCCGGTGCTGGCCGCGCGGTTGCCCCAGACCGTGGCCGAACACTCGCACAGCGAAGCCCAGCGGCTCACCGTGGTCAACCACGACATCCTGACGCTGCGCCGCAGCGATCTGGCCGCCGAACCGACCGCGGTGGTGGCCAACCTGCCTTACAACGTCGCGGTGCCCGCCCTGCTGCATCTGCTGGCCGAATTCCCGTCCATCCGCGCCGTGACCGTGATGGTGCAGGCCGAGGTCGCCGAACGCCTGGCCGCCGAACCGGGCGGCAAGGAATACGGCGTGCCCAGCGTCAAGGTGCGCTTCTTCGGCCGGGTGCACCGGTGCGGCACGGTGCCGCCGACGGTGTTCTGGCCGATTCCGCGGGTCTACTCCGGGCTGGTGCGCATCGACCGCTATCAGAGTTCGCCGTGGCCCACCGATGATGCGTTCCGCAAGCAGGTGTTCGAGTTGGTGGACATCGCGTTCGCGCAGCGGCGCAAGACCTCGCGCAACGCCTTCGCGGAGTGGGCCGGCTCGGGGAACGCGTCGGCCAATCGCTTGCTCGCGGCCAGCATCGACCCGGCACGTCGCGGCGAGACGCTGTCCATCGAGGACTTCGTCCGGTTGCTGCAGCGGTCCGACGCCGACCTGCCGCCCATGTCAGGACACGCGTCCGCGAGCTGA
- a CDS encoding fatty acyl-AMP ligase, which yields MSRFTEKMFRNARESTKGMVTGEPETPVRHTWGEVHERARQIAGGLAAIDVGHGDAVGVLAGAPVEIAPTAQGLWMRGASLTMLHQPTPRTDLAVWAEDTTTVIDMIEAKAVVISEPFMAAAPVLEERGVKVVTVEQLLASDPIDPIEAGEDDLALMQLTSGSTGSPKAVQITHRNLFANLEAMYISAEYNEETDVMVSWLPLFHDMGMIGFMTVPMYFGGELVKVTPMDFMRDTLLWAKLIDKYQGTMTAAPNFAYSLFAKRLRKQAKPGQFDLSTLRFALSGAEPVEPSDVEDLCDAGAPFGLKPEAILPAYGMAEITLAVAFSECGAGLVVDEVDADLMAALRRAVPATKGNTRRLASLGPLLQGIEARIVDEDGNVLPKRGVGVIELRGESVSPGYLTMGGFISAQDRHGWYDTGDLGYQMDNGHIVVCGRVKDVIIMAGRNIYPTDIERAAGRVSGVRPGCAVAVRLDAGHTRETFAVAVESNAHEDPAEVRRIEHQVAHEVLKEVDVRPRNVVVLGPGTIPKTPSGKLRRSTSVTLVT from the coding sequence TTGAGCAGGTTTACCGAGAAGATGTTCCGCAACGCTCGCGAGTCCACCAAGGGCATGGTGACCGGCGAACCGGAGACTCCCGTCCGGCACACCTGGGGTGAGGTGCACGAGCGCGCGCGTCAAATCGCCGGTGGGTTGGCGGCCATCGATGTCGGCCACGGCGACGCGGTCGGCGTGCTGGCCGGCGCGCCGGTCGAAATCGCTCCGACCGCTCAGGGCCTGTGGATGCGCGGCGCCAGCCTGACCATGCTGCACCAGCCCACCCCCCGCACCGACTTGGCCGTGTGGGCCGAAGACACCACCACCGTCATCGACATGATCGAAGCCAAGGCGGTCGTCATCTCTGAGCCGTTCATGGCCGCCGCCCCCGTCCTCGAGGAGCGCGGCGTCAAGGTCGTGACCGTCGAGCAACTGCTGGCTTCGGACCCGATCGACCCCATCGAGGCAGGCGAAGACGACCTGGCCCTGATGCAGTTGACCAGCGGGTCGACCGGCTCCCCGAAGGCCGTCCAGATCACGCACCGCAACCTGTTCGCCAACCTCGAGGCGATGTACATCAGCGCGGAGTACAACGAAGAGACCGACGTCATGGTCAGCTGGCTGCCGCTGTTCCACGACATGGGCATGATCGGCTTCATGACCGTGCCGATGTACTTCGGCGGTGAGCTGGTCAAAGTCACGCCGATGGACTTCATGCGCGACACGCTGTTGTGGGCCAAGCTGATCGACAAGTACCAGGGCACCATGACGGCGGCCCCCAACTTCGCCTACTCGCTGTTCGCCAAGCGGCTGCGCAAGCAAGCCAAGCCGGGCCAATTCGACCTGTCCACGCTGCGCTTCGCGCTGTCGGGCGCCGAGCCCGTCGAGCCGTCCGACGTCGAGGACCTCTGCGACGCGGGCGCGCCGTTCGGATTGAAGCCCGAGGCGATTCTGCCGGCGTACGGGATGGCCGAGATCACGCTCGCCGTGGCCTTCTCCGAATGCGGCGCCGGTCTGGTGGTCGACGAGGTCGACGCCGACTTGATGGCGGCGCTGCGGCGCGCGGTGCCGGCCACCAAGGGCAACACCCGCCGGCTGGCCTCGCTGGGGCCGCTGCTGCAGGGCATCGAAGCACGCATTGTCGACGAGGACGGCAACGTGCTGCCCAAGCGCGGGGTCGGCGTCATCGAGCTGCGCGGTGAATCGGTGAGCCCCGGTTACCTGACCATGGGCGGGTTCATCTCGGCGCAGGACCGGCACGGCTGGTACGACACCGGCGACCTGGGCTACCAGATGGACAACGGCCACATCGTCGTGTGCGGGCGGGTCAAGGACGTCATCATCATGGCCGGACGCAACATCTACCCGACCGACATCGAGCGCGCTGCGGGCCGGGTGAGCGGTGTGCGTCCGGGATGCGCGGTGGCAGTGCGCCTGGATGCCGGGCACACCCGCGAGACCTTCGCCGTCGCGGTGGAGTCCAACGCGCACGAGGACCCGGCCGAGGTGCGTCGCATCGAGCACCAGGTGGCCCACGAGGTGCTCAAGGAGGTCGACGTTCGGCCCCGCAATGTCGTCGTCCTGGGCCCGGGAACCATTCCGAAGACGCCGTCGGGCAAGCTGCGCCGGTCGACGTCGGTCACGCTGGTTACGTAG